ATCTGCGGTCGAACGAATACGTCTTGAAGGTCCGTGGGGAAGAGGTCAACCGCTCCGAAGTGATGCCAGATCGGCTCCTTGCGGTGAATTCCGGCGCGGTGATTCAGAACGTGGCTGGGATCGCCGCAAAGGACCCGGTCTTCGGGCTGGACGCCTTGTGGGTCGAAGCGGGCGACCGAGAGGCTGCGGAGCGTGCGGGATTCACCGTCATCGAGCCTTCGGCGGTGTTGAGTACCCACCTCTCTGAGGTCGTTCGGGCACATGCCGCCGATCTCCTGAGCCGCCAAGACGTCCAGACGTTGCTCGACAATGCGAAGGCGCACGACGAGGCGGTCGTCAACGAACTCGTCAACAACGTGCTGCAGGTCGGGGACATTCAGAAGGTCCTCCAACACCTCTTGCGGGAGAAGGTGCCGATCCGGGACATGGTGACGATCCTCGAAACCATGGCGGACTTCGGATCGCGCGTCAAGGACCCCGAGCAATTGGGCGAGCTCGTCCGCGCGGCAATCTCTCGCACGATCACCCGGCAATACCTCGATGACAACAATAAGCTGTATTGCATCACGCTCGAACCGGCTGTCGAGCGAGACCTTGCCGAGAAGGTCAACGTGACGAGTTTCGGCTCGATGCTCGTGCTCGATCCCGATGAGCAGCGCCATCTCGTGCAGCGGCTGCAATCTGAAGTCGATCGCGCGTCGGCGCAAGGCTATCAGGCGGTGCTGATCTGCAGCACGCAGCTCAGGCTGCCCCTACGGCGGTTGGCTGAAAAGAGCCTTCCCTCGCTCCCGATCCTGGCGTATAACGAGGTCGCCGAAAAAGCCGAAGTCGAGTTCGTCGGCCAGGTCAAAGCCGCTTGATCAATACCCCATTTCCGGGTCGATGCGATTCTCCATAGCCTCTCCCTGCTCGGCTTGCCGCAGCAGTTTGGCGATGTGTTCGAAGCGGTGGGACTCCACTTCGGTCGAACTTCCGCCCCGATGGGGACTGAGGACCACGTTGTCCAAAGTCTCGAACGGGTAATCGGAGGGGGACACTCGTTCTCCAGGTTTCGGATAGCGGTACCAGACGTCGAGTCCGGCTCCCCCCAAGTGGCCGGAGGCGAGCGCTTCGAAGAGCGGACGCTCGTCGACGATCTTGGCTCTGGCGACGTTGATCAGAATCGTGCCCTTGGGCAGCGCGGCGAGTTCCCTTTCCCCGATCATCCCTTCGGTGCGCGGCGTGAGGGGCAAAGCGATGTGGAGCACTTCCGCGCACGCGAGGGCCTCGGCGAGGTTCTGGAAGGAAACCACCGAAACAGGGGCGTCCGCGCCGAGCTCGGGCCGGTTTCGCATCGCCGTGACCTTCATCCCGAGCCCAACGCACGCCTTGGCGATTCTCCTCCCGATCCCGCCATAGCCCAGAACCAGAGCCCGCTTGCCTTCTAGTCTGAGGGACTGGGCATCGTCCCATCGGGGGGACCAGTCGCCCTTCCGAAGCAATCGGTCCATCGGCACGATTCTCTTGCATACTGCGAACATCAGTGCAAGAGCCATCTCGGCGGTCTCTGGGCCGCTATGGTGGATGTTGTGAAGGCTCAGGCGCGGGCGTTGGCGCAAGAGCGTGAGCGTCTCTGGAGGCACGCCCGTAAACGGCACGATCACGGACCTCAGAACGCTCGACGCCTCCAACCTCTCCGCGTTGGGCCAACCGTCGACCAATACCTCGTAATCGGATGGCCCCGGTTCGCCGCCGAATAGTTCGATGCCTTCGCCGACCCACTCTCGGAGCCGCGCGACCTCCTCTGCGGAGGACAATCGGGGGTACCAAACTCTCACTCGCCCAGGTGTACCCCATGCCCGGCAGAGGGAAGCGTCAGTTCCCGCCTTTGTTCGTCATGTCCGCGCTTCGGCGATATCCGTCCCCCAGCAGGTGTTCGGCGAAGTACTCGTACATCATCTGCGTAAAGTACCCCGTCATGCTGCCGAAGCCATGCGCTTGGCCCGGCATCAGCATGAAGTCGAACCTCTTGTTGGCTTTGATCAGCGCATCCACCAGCCGAATCGTGTTGCCGGGATGGACGTTGTTGTCCATATCCCCATGTACGAGGAGCAACTTACCCTTGAGGTTCGCGGCCATTTCGGCGTTCGTAGGCACCTTGATCTCGAAAGTGGTCTCCTCGACTTCGTTGCCTTGAGCGTCCTTGACCTTCTTCTTGACCTCCTTTAGGCCGTGGTGCTGCTCGCTCCAGTTCTGGTTGTAGATGTTGTTGTCGTGGTTGCCTGCAGAGGAGACCCCGACCTTGAAGAAGTCGTTGTAGGGAGGGACGAGCAGGGCGGCCGCGGTCATGAACCCACCGCCGGAGTGCCCATAGATGCCCACCCTTTCGATGTCGATCCAAGGGTTCTTGGCGGCGAGTTGCTCGATCCCGGCTTTCTTGTCGGCGAGCCCGTAGTCTCGCAGGTTGTAATAGCCGTAGCTGTGGTAGGCGTTGGAGCGTCGCGGGTTGCCTCCGCGGTTGCCGATCTGAACCACGATGAACCCAAGCTGCGCTAGCTCTTGCTGCCCCCCGGTCGGTGAGAACCCGACCGTTACCGATTCGGTTTGCGGACCCGGATAGACGTACGCGATGATCGGGTACTTCTTGTTCGGGTTGAAATCGAACGGCTTCCACATGTTGCCGTAGATTTCTGTGACTCCGTCCGCGGCTTTGACGACGAACGGCTCGGGGAACCTCCACCCCATTTCTGTGAGTTGCGAGAGGTCTGCCTTTTCCAACTCCATGATGACTTCGCCGTTCGCATCGCGAAGCACGCATCCGGGCGCAAGGTCGATTCGCGAGAAGCTATCGACGAGAAACCTCTGCTTCGGGGAGGGCGCGGTCGAATGGTTGGCATCGCCGGCATCGAGGAGCCTAAGATTCTTGCCGTCCAGTTGGACGGAATAAAGGTGCGAGTGGTAGGGGTTCTCCCCCAGCTCTCGACCCACTGCGCGAATCCAGACCTTGCCTCCCTCCGCATCGACTGCGACGATCGAGTCAGCTCGCCACGGACCGGACGTGAGGGCGTGCTTCAGAGTTCCGTCGTTGCTGTAGAGGTAGTAATGACCCCACCCCGTTCGTTCGGAGAACCAAATGAAGTCGCCGCCAGGCTTCACGTATCGAACGCCTTGGGTTTCGAGGAAGGCGTTCTCTGTGGACTCGCTGAGCAAGACCTTCGACGCAGTGGTCAGCAGGTCCCATTCACAAAGGTCCAGATTGCGCTGGAGGCGATCCCTACGAACGAACCGAAGCTGCTTCGAGTCTGGCGCCCACTCGATATCGGACACCCGTTGGTCTTTCCAGCGCTCGACCGGCACTTTTTGAAACAGCTTGCCTTCCGTGCGGAAGACGTGAACCTCTTGCTGCGCGACGTCGGCTTCGCCTGGCATCGCGTACTTGTAGCTCATCAGGGTAGGCCGGGGTTGGGAAAGGACGTTGACAAGGAACAGTTCTTTGACCTTTCTGGAGTCTGAGCGAACCACATAAAACGCCTTCGAATCGGACGACCACCTTACGTTGGCGCGAACTCGGCGAGGCGCCTGTCCGGTTCGTTCCTCTTGCTGCTCCTCGTCTTCTTGGCGTCCGCCAAAACCGCCGTCGCTCCCGAAGCTGTAGTACTGGGCTCCGTCTTTGCTCAGCTGGATGGGTTCGTCCTCCTTGCCCACTTCGACGACGAATAGGTTGTGGTTCTCGGAGTAGGCGTACCACTTGCGATCGGGCGAGAAGTTTCTGTATTCGCGGGACTGCTGGGTCCCCGGTCGCTGGGCTTGGCCCTGAGTGGGCGGTGCTTGCGCCCTTCCGAGCGACTTCAGCGCGCCGGTCGCCAGCTCGAGTTCAAACCGTTGCTCGTCCGTAGTGAACCGAAACTTCGTGCCATCGTCCGTCACGCTCGTGGCGCTCAGGCTCAGCGCGTGAGCCTCCTTGGGCTTCTTGGTGGCTTCGGTTAGGTCGGCGGCGAGCTTTTGATGATCGAACAGAGGCTTCTTTTGCTTGGCTTTCGCGTCCACAAGCACGTACCGTGTGCCTGCCGCGTCTCGCCATGAATACCAGAACTTGTCCGTTTCGCCGATCCAGTTAGCCGAAATCGAGTTGCTATAGACGAATTTCTGGAGTTTGCTGTTCGCAAACTGTTCTTGCAGCTTCCAATTGGCACGGACTTCGGTCTGCGCCAGCCCAGCGGAAGGCGCAAGGAGCGCGATCCCCAAGGCGGAAGCGAAGCCAAACCTGTTCAGAAGGTGAGTGGCCCGAAGGGGGGCGAAGTCGCGAGAGAGTGGACGTGCGGTCATCTGTGGTTTCCTCATGCGGCAGGGGGCAGCCAGAAAGCAAGCACCCGCTTTCCGGCGGTCTTCCCTCCGGCTATAAGCGAAATACGATCACGCGACGAGCGATTCCTTCAGAAACCCCTAGTTCTGAGTACCAAAGAACTCGCGATACGAACAATCCCAGGGCGAATCCCCGGGCTGTTCGAATCTGGGGCCTATCGGCCGCCTTTGGCCAAAGCAGAATCGAGCTGGATATTCGCAGTCCGGAGCCTCTGGGCGAGCAATCGGGCGATATTCGCCATCAGCGCGGCCTTCGTCGAGGCATCCTGATCCATCAATTCTCGGAGCCTTGCCGAGGGAATTACTGCGACCGAAGTCCCGCCGACGCTTACGACGTTAGCCGAGCGCGGCTGATCGTCGATGAGCGAGACCTCGCCGATGATGCTGCCCTCTCCGATCTCCGCCAACGTCTCATCCGAAAACGTCTTGATGCAGGCAAGCCCGCGCAGAATCAGCATGAGGTCGGAGTTGCGGTCGAATTGCCGGACGATCGTATCGCCTCCATTGAACTCCTTCACAGCGGCGAGCCCCACGACCGAGTCCAATTGACCCTCGTTCAGGCCTTGAAACAAGTAGTTCTTCTTCAGTACTTCAACGACTTCCAACGATCCTTCCTCCAGATGCTCATTGTATGCCATTCGACGCCCTGAAACAACCTCCTCTAGCTGCGGTAACATCGAATTGCCTCAAGAATGTCTGTTTTGGTACGCCCCTATCAACCCCAAGACCGAATTGGCTTCGGTCACGTTCGGTCCATGGTCTACCGAAACGGCGCGCCGGTGTCTCCGGATGAGAATCTGATCCCGATCGATTGCATGGGTTTCGTGGCGGAGATCGACGGCCGGATCGTCGGCGCCTTTACTGGGATCGATATGTGGTCCACGCACCACCATCGCCTCGTTCGGACGATGGGGATCGCTTCGGTCGGAGTCCTGCAAGAGGCCCGCTCGCAAGGGGTGGGGAAGGCTCTGATGGCGGAGTCGATGCGCTCTCTCAAGGAGTCCAACTTCGTTCTGGCCTCCCTTTACCCATTCCGAGGTTCCTTCTATCGTAAGTTCGGCTATGAGTATTGCGGCCTGCGCCGAAGAATCACGTGCCCTGCCGCCGATTTCCCTTCCGTCGAGCCCACATTGCCAGTCCGCGCGCTCAAGCCTCACGAACTCGATCTCGTGCGACCTTGCTACGAGGCGTTTGCAGAACGCTACAACGGGATGAACCTCCGCAACGAGCAGCAGTGGGTGCGGCAGATGGGAGGCGAAACCCCGTTCTCTCTGTTCACTTTCGGCGACCCCATCGAGGGCTATGTGGCGGTTCGGCTGCAATCGACTTTCTGGGAAGACCAGCCGATTCGAGAGTTCGTTTGGACGTCGAGCCGCGCCTACGCGACCGGCCTCTCGTTTGTGAAGACGCTTCTGGTGAATAAGACTTCCGCGACATGGGACGAACCCGGCGACGGCCTGTTTGCGGCTCGGCACTTCGAGCGCGGGATTTCGGTGGGAATCGAGAACCCCATTATGTACCGGGTCATCGACGTGCCGTCCTCGCTTCGCGGTCTTAGATGCGAGCATGGGGAAGGCGAGTTTGTCCTCGAGGTCGCGGATACTCAACTGCCTGAGAACGCCGGCCCGTGGCGAGTGAGGTTCAACTCAGATGGGACGACGGTCGAAGCCGTGGAAGCCTCGCAGACAGGGATTCGACTGGGAATCGGAGCCTACACGCAAGCTTGGATGGGCGAACCAGGGTGGGAAGGTGTGCGTTTCACCGACGACCTCGAGGTCCTTGCTCCCGCACACCTCGATGCCGCGCGCAAGTTGATGCCCTTCCGGCGCGGACTTTGCCTGGATTACTTCTGAAGCCTAAGGTCCGTTCTGTTACTCGCCGCCGACTCGGGTCGCTCCTTGGGGAGGACGCCAAGAAAACTGGTCTGGGGTCAGCTTAGGGTCGAGCACGAGCGACTTGTATTGGCCTTTGGCAGAAAAATCGAGCAAGACGTAGTTCCAGCCCGCCGGCAGCCAGTTTTTGCGATCGACGAACAACGTGATCTTCGCTTGCGCGTTCCCTTCCGACTTCAATTGAACCGCGTAGCAATCCTTCCCGGCGAAACGTTCCTCCCGCGCCGAAGTGGGAGTCAGCTTGGCGTCGTTGGGAAAGACCAGCGCCTCCAAACCCACCATCGCGCCGAGATTGAACGAAGCGCCCGGAGGCAACCCGGCAGCGGGGGCGGGAGCCACCGAATATCGCTTGTCTGCGAGCATCATCGTGTACGAAGACTTTCCGT
The genomic region above belongs to Candidatus Nitrosymbiomonas proteolyticus and contains:
- a CDS encoding phosphoglycerate dehydrogenase, which gives rise to MRVWYPRLSSAEEVARLREWVGEGIELFGGEPGPSDYEVLVDGWPNAERLEASSVLRSVIVPFTGVPPETLTLLRQRPRLSLHNIHHSGPETAEMALALMFAVCKRIVPMDRLLRKGDWSPRWDDAQSLRLEGKRALVLGYGGIGRRIAKACVGLGMKVTAMRNRPELGADAPVSVVSFQNLAEALACAEVLHIALPLTPRTEGMIGERELAALPKGTILINVARAKIVDERPLFEALASGHLGGAGLDVWYRYPKPGERVSPSDYPFETLDNVVLSPHRGGSSTEVESHRFEHIAKLLRQAEQGEAMENRIDPEMGY
- a CDS encoding S9 family peptidase is translated as MTARPLSRDFAPLRATHLLNRFGFASALGIALLAPSAGLAQTEVRANWKLQEQFANSKLQKFVYSNSISANWIGETDKFWYSWRDAAGTRYVLVDAKAKQKKPLFDHQKLAADLTEATKKPKEAHALSLSATSVTDDGTKFRFTTDEQRFELELATGALKSLGRAQAPPTQGQAQRPGTQQSREYRNFSPDRKWYAYSENHNLFVVEVGKEDEPIQLSKDGAQYYSFGSDGGFGGRQEDEEQQEERTGQAPRRVRANVRWSSDSKAFYVVRSDSRKVKELFLVNVLSQPRPTLMSYKYAMPGEADVAQQEVHVFRTEGKLFQKVPVERWKDQRVSDIEWAPDSKQLRFVRRDRLQRNLDLCEWDLLTTASKVLLSESTENAFLETQGVRYVKPGGDFIWFSERTGWGHYYLYSNDGTLKHALTSGPWRADSIVAVDAEGGKVWIRAVGRELGENPYHSHLYSVQLDGKNLRLLDAGDANHSTAPSPKQRFLVDSFSRIDLAPGCVLRDANGEVIMELEKADLSQLTEMGWRFPEPFVVKAADGVTEIYGNMWKPFDFNPNKKYPIIAYVYPGPQTESVTVGFSPTGGQQELAQLGFIVVQIGNRGGNPRRSNAYHSYGYYNLRDYGLADKKAGIEQLAAKNPWIDIERVGIYGHSGGGFMTAAALLVPPYNDFFKVGVSSAGNHDNNIYNQNWSEQHHGLKEVKKKVKDAQGNEVEETTFEIKVPTNAEMAANLKGKLLLVHGDMDNNVHPGNTIRLVDALIKANKRFDFMLMPGQAHGFGSMTGYFTQMMYEYFAEHLLGDGYRRSADMTNKGGN
- a CDS encoding cAMP-binding protein-cataboliteactivator and regulatory subunit of cAMP-dependent protein kinase; the encoded protein is MEVVEVLKKNYLFQGLNEGQLDSVVGLAAVKEFNGGDTIVRQFDRNSDLMLILRGLACIKTFSDETLAEIGEGSIIGEVSLIDDQPRSANVVSVGGTSVAVIPSARLRELMDQDASTKAALMANIARLLAQRLRTANIQLDSALAKGGR
- a CDS encoding acetyltransferase; amino-acid sequence: MVYRNGAPVSPDENLIPIDCMGFVAEIDGRIVGAFTGIDMWSTHHHRLVRTMGIASVGVLQEARSQGVGKALMAESMRSLKESNFVLASLYPFRGSFYRKFGYEYCGLRRRITCPAADFPSVEPTLPVRALKPHELDLVRPCYEAFAERYNGMNLRNEQQWVRQMGGETPFSLFTFGDPIEGYVAVRLQSTFWEDQPIREFVWTSSRAYATGLSFVKTLLVNKTSATWDEPGDGLFAARHFERGISVGIENPIMYRVIDVPSSLRGLRCEHGEGEFVLEVADTQLPENAGPWRVRFNSDGTTVEAVEASQTGIRLGIGAYTQAWMGEPGWEGVRFTDDLEVLAPAHLDAARKLMPFRRGLCLDYF